The Leclercia adecarboxylata genome has a window encoding:
- a CDS encoding type IV secretion system protein, whose amino-acid sequence MAFTLVQDIFAKVDGAITSMVSANVATIISDVTPLVATCLTIKLMMQGLYSMFNPGAGDSLSSLIKEYLSIALILSFATAGGWFQQDLVNVALHMPDDFAGILSSPDKVEASGVPAIIDSGIEKGVRIVNTAWDAADVFSSSGLAAYAIGGIMLVATVVLGGLGAGFVIMAKILLAVTLCFGPIAIFCLLWGPTKNIFARWLGSVINYGLVVVVLALVFGFIMQMFDNLLSSMNSDAAYSSITGSMAALLLTIISIFVLFQIPQVAQSWGSGISAGVADAARSTGSSMQALGNMGSHGMFGGNAFRGGNTGGGSGGNSGGGQSQGGASGGKSGSNLSGKARGSRGKRAA is encoded by the coding sequence ATGGCATTCACCCTGGTACAAGACATTTTCGCAAAAGTAGACGGGGCGATTACGTCAATGGTGAGCGCCAACGTTGCCACCATTATCTCTGACGTTACGCCTCTGGTGGCAACCTGCCTGACCATAAAGCTGATGATGCAGGGTTTGTACTCGATGTTTAATCCGGGGGCAGGCGACAGCCTAAGCTCGCTGATTAAAGAGTATCTATCTATAGCCCTTATCCTGAGCTTTGCGACGGCAGGCGGCTGGTTTCAGCAGGATTTGGTTAATGTGGCGCTTCACATGCCAGATGATTTTGCTGGCATCTTATCTTCCCCCGATAAAGTCGAAGCCAGCGGCGTACCGGCGATCATTGATAGCGGTATTGAAAAAGGCGTCAGGATTGTAAATACAGCCTGGGATGCAGCGGATGTATTTTCGTCAAGCGGCCTGGCCGCATATGCCATTGGCGGAATTATGTTGGTTGCTACCGTTGTGCTGGGTGGCCTCGGTGCGGGCTTTGTGATCATGGCGAAAATCCTTCTTGCCGTTACGCTTTGTTTCGGCCCGATTGCCATTTTCTGCCTACTGTGGGGGCCAACAAAAAACATCTTCGCGCGCTGGCTTGGATCGGTAATCAACTACGGGCTGGTCGTTGTCGTGCTGGCTCTCGTGTTTGGTTTCATCATGCAGATGTTCGACAACCTTCTGTCCTCGATGAACTCCGATGCGGCCTATTCATCTATCACTGGCTCTATGGCCGCGCTGCTGCTGACCATTATCTCTATCTTTGTTCTGTTTCAGATCCCACAGGTCGCCCAGAGCTGGGGTAGCGGTATCAGTGCCGGTGTCGCAGATGCTGCACGTTCTACCGGTTCTTCAATGCAGGCGCTTGGCAACATGGGCAGTCATGGCATGTTTGGCGGTAATGCGTTCCGGGGCGGTAATACCGGCGGCGGCAGCGGCGGTAATAGTGGCGGTGGACAATCGCAGGGTGGCGCCAGTGGAGGAAAAAGTGGCTCTAATCTGAGTGGCAAAGCAAGGGGCAGTCGCGGGAAGCGGGCTGCATAA
- a CDS encoding type IV secretion system protein — MKKSLTAVLLTTGLILGGAQSASAGIIVTNPTELAKQVEQLQQMAQQLEQLKSQLETQKNMYESMAKTTNLGDLLGTSTNTLANNLPDNWKEVYSDAMNSSSSVTPSVNSMMGQFNAEVDDMTPSEAIAYMNKKLAEKGAYDRVMAEKAYNNQMQELSDMQALTQQIKSTPDLKSIADLQARIQTSQGAIQGEQAKLNLMNMLQQSQDKLLRAQKDRATRNFVFGTGGDVTASPSIN, encoded by the coding sequence ATGAAAAAATCACTTACGGCAGTGCTGCTGACCACCGGCTTGATTCTTGGGGGCGCGCAAAGCGCCTCCGCTGGCATCATCGTGACCAACCCTACCGAGCTGGCTAAACAGGTCGAGCAGCTTCAGCAAATGGCTCAACAGCTGGAGCAGCTTAAAAGCCAGCTGGAGACGCAGAAAAATATGTATGAGTCGATGGCTAAAACAACCAACCTGGGTGATCTGCTGGGGACGTCAACCAATACGCTGGCGAATAACCTGCCCGACAACTGGAAAGAGGTGTACAGCGACGCTATGAACTCCAGTTCGTCGGTCACGCCTTCTGTTAACAGCATGATGGGCCAGTTTAATGCTGAGGTTGACGACATGACGCCCAGCGAAGCAATCGCCTATATGAACAAAAAGCTGGCGGAAAAAGGTGCTTACGACCGTGTGATGGCCGAAAAAGCCTACAACAACCAGATGCAAGAGCTGAGCGATATGCAGGCGCTGACGCAGCAGATTAAATCGACGCCAGACCTGAAATCCATTGCCGACCTGCAAGCACGTATCCAAACGTCACAAGGCGCTATACAGGGTGAGCAGGCGAAGCTGAATTTGATGAATATGTTACAGCAATCGCAGGACAAACTTTTGCGCGCACAGAAGGATCGTGCGACCCGTAATTTTGTTTTTGGAACCGGTGGGGACGTTACCGCGTCACCTTCAATTAACTGA
- the eexN gene encoding IncN-type entry exclusion lipoprotein EexN gives MKKLLLLIPFFLAACDASHDVDWYKKHDKERKATIEECKKNADELQKPDCKNAREADRQLFVHGKEDGEINSPKI, from the coding sequence ATGAAAAAACTACTGCTGCTTATCCCTTTCTTCCTGGCGGCCTGCGACGCTTCGCATGACGTTGATTGGTACAAAAAGCATGACAAAGAGCGCAAGGCAACGATCGAGGAGTGCAAGAAGAATGCTGATGAACTCCAGAAGCCAGACTGCAAAAACGCGCGTGAGGCTGATCGCCAGCTGTTTGTTCACGGTAAAGAGGACGGTGAAATTAACTCACCGAAAATTTAA